From Passer domesticus isolate bPasDom1 chromosome 20, bPasDom1.hap1, whole genome shotgun sequence, one genomic window encodes:
- the SDK2 gene encoding protein sidekick-2 isoform X2, translating to MARLRSWGLLCFAMLALPGPPGAGAQDDVSPYFKTEPVRSQVHLEGNRLVLTCMAEGSWPLEFKWLHNSQELTKFSLEYRYMITSLDRTHAGFYRCIVRNRMGALLQRQTEVQVAYMGSFEESETQQSVSHGEAAVIRAPRIASFPQPQVTWFREGRKISPSSRVAITLENTLVILSTVAPDAGRYYVQAVNDKNGDNKTSQPITLSVANVGGPADPIAPTIIVPPKNTSVVAGTSEVTMECVANARPLIKLHIIWKKDGVPVSSGISDYSRRLTILHPSLSDSGFYECEAVLRSSSVPAVTAGAFLSVLEPPQFVREPQRHITAEMEKVVAIPCQAKGVPPPEMAWYKDAALLQLEKLSRFQLLEDGSLQISGLLPDDTGMFQCFARNAAGEVQTTTYLAVTSIAPNITRGPQDSTVIDGMAVILNCETSGAPRPAITWQKGERVLASGSVQLPRFTLLESGSLLVSPAHLPDAGTYTCLATNSRGVDEASADLVVWARTRITDPPQDQSVIKGTKAVMSCGVTHDPSVDVRYVWEKDGAPLGPESGPRVRLDEMGTLHISQTWSGDIGTYTCKVISAGGNDSRSAHLRVRQLPHAPESPVAALSPQEKRAINLTWAKPFDGNSPLLRYVVEVSENNAPWTVLLASVDPEVTSVTVRGLVPARSYQFRLCAVNDVGRGQFSKDTERVSLPEEPPSAPPQNVIASGRTNQSIMIQWQPPPESHQNGVLKGYIIRYCLAGLPVGYQFKNITNAEVNNLLLEDLIIWTNYEIEVAAYNSAGLGVYSMKVTEWTLQGVPTVPPGNVQAEATNSTTIRFTWNPPSPQFINGINQGYKLIAWEPEHEDEATVVTVRPNFQDSVHVGFVPGLRKFAEYFTSVLCFTTPGDGPRSPPQLVRTHEDVPGPVGHLSFSDILDTSLKVSWQEPLEKNGILTGYRISWEEYNRTNTRVTHYLPNVTLEYRVTGLTALTTYTIEVAAMTSKGQGQVSSSTISSGVPPELPGAPTNLGISNIGPRSVTIQFRPGYDGKTSISRWQVEAQVGQNGEAGQWGLVHQLANEPDTRSMEVPNLKPYTYYSFRMRQVNIVGTSPPSLPSRRIQTLQAPPDMAPANVTLRTASETSLWLRWMPLLEQEYNGSPDSVGYRIRYARADGRGQPALQVIRDRVEREFTIEDLQEWTEYRVQVQAFNAIGSGPWSPPVLGRTRESVPSSGPSNVSAVATSSSSLLVRWSDIPEADCNGLILGYKVLYKEKGSEARARFWLAEGNASRSAQLTGLAKYTLYEIRVLAFTRMGDGVPSRPAVLERTLDDVPGPPVGLLFPEVRTTLVRLIWQPPAAPNGVILAYQVSHRLNTSAVPAAAVEVLEASARQFTATGLQPEATYLFRVTAQTRKGWGEPAEALVVTTEKRARPQPPGKPLAQQEEVRARSVLLSWEPGSDGLSPVRYYTVQSRELPDGPWALHSAPVSHNATAFVVDRLKPFTSYKFRVKATNDIGDSEYSEESESLTTLQAAPEEAPTILSITPLTTTSVLIRWQPPAEDKINGILLGFRLRYRELQHDSLRGFALRGAGWAELTPVYAVHNLSEVSLTQYELDNLSKHRRYEIRMSVYNAVGEGPPSPPQEVFVGEAVPTGAPQNVAVQAATATQLDVTWEPPPVESQNGDIQGYKIHFWEEQRPNQSARVKTLFLPEGGVKLKNLTGYTSYWVSVAAFNAAGDGPRSAPVKARTQQAAPSAPGSIRFSELTTTSVNVSWEPPVLPNGVLEGYRLVYEPCTPVDGVSKIVTVDVKGSSPLWMKVKDLAEGVTYRFRIRAKTFAYGPDVEANITTGPGEGAPGPPGEPFISRYGSAITIHWSSGDPGQGPITRYVIEARPSDEGLWDILIKDIPKEVTSYTFSMDILKPGVSYDFRVIAVNDYGYGTPSTPSPSVSAQKTNPFYEEWWFLVVIALVGLIFILLLVFVLIIRGQSKKYSKKSDSGNSSKAAALSHGEMVSLDEGSFPALELNNRRLSVKNSFCRKNGIYTRSPPRPSPGSLHYSDEDVTKYNDLIPAESSSLTEKPSEVSDSQGSDSEYEVDPGHQKAHSFVNHYISDPTYYNSWRRQQKGISRAQAYSYTESDSGEPDHTPLSNSTSTQQGSLFRPKASRTPTPQTPGNAPSSQPGTLYRPPSSLAPGSRAPIAGFSSFV from the exons GTACATGATCACCTCGCTGGACCGCACCCACGCCGGCTTCTACCGCTGCATCGTCCGCAACCGCATGGGAGCGCTGCTGCAGCGCCAGACCGAGGTGCAGGTGGCCT ACATGGGGAGCTTCGAGGAGAGCGAGACGCAGCAGAGCGTGTCCCACGGGGAGGCGGCCGTCATCCGCGCGCCCCGCATCGCCAGCTTCCCGCAGCCCCAGGTCACCTGGTTCCGCGAGGGACGGAAAATCTCCCCCAGCAGCCGCGT AGCCATCACGCTGGAGAACACCCTGGTCATCCTGTCCACGGTGGCCCCGGACGCGGGGCGTTACTACGTGCAGGCGGTGAACGACAAGAACGGCGACAACAAGACGAGCCAGCCCATCACCCTGAGCGTGGCCA ATGTGGGTGGCCCGGCTGATCCCATCGCACCCACCATCATTGTCCCACCCAAGAACACCAGCGTGGTGGCCGGGACCTCGGAGGTGACCATGGAGTGTGTGGCCAACGCCAG GCCCCTGATCAAGCTGCACATCATCTGGAAGAAGGACGGGGTGCCCGTGTCCAGCGGGATCAGCGACTACAGCCGCCGGCTGACCATCCTGCACCCCTCCCTGAGCGACAGCGGCTTCTACGAGTGCGAGGCTGTGCTGCGCAGCAGCAGCGTCCCCGCCGTCACTGCCGGCGCCTTCCTGTCCGTGCTGG AGCCCCCGCAGTTCGTCAGGGAGCCGCAGAGACACATCACGGCCGAGATGGAGAAGGTGGTGGCCATCCCCTGCCAAGCCAAGG GTGTCCCCCCTCCCGAGATGGCCTGGTACAAGGACGCCgccctcctgcagctggagaagctgtcccgcttccagctgctggaggacgGCAGCCTGCAGATCAGCGGGCTGCTCCCCGACGACACCGGAATGTTCCAGTGCTTCGCCCGCAACGCGGCCGGCGAGGTGCAGACCACCACGTACCTGGCCGTGACCA GCATCGCCCCCAACATCACGCGGGGTCCCCAGGACAGCACGGTGATCGATGGCATGGCTGTCATCCTCAACTGCGAGACCTCGGGGGCGCCGCGCCCGGCCATCACCTGGCAGAAAG GGGAGCGGGTCCTGGCCAGCGGCTCCGTGCAGCTGCCGCGCTTCACCCTGCTGGAGTCGGGCAGCCTGCTGGTGAGCCCCGCGCACCTGCCCGACGCTGGCACCTACACCTGCCTGGCCACCAACTCCCGCGGCGTGGACGAGGCCTCTGCAGACCTGGTGGTCTGGG CAAGGACACGTATCACGGACCCGCCGCAGGACCAGAGTGTCATCAAGGGCACCAAGGCTGTCATGAGCTGCGGGGTCACCCATGACCCCAGCGTGGACGTCAG GTACGTCTGGGAGAAGGACGGGGCACCACTGGGCCCCGAGAGCGGCCCCCGGGTGCGCCTGGACGAGATGGGCACCCTGCACATCTCCCAGACCTGGTCGGGTGACATCGGCACCTACACCTGCAAGGTGATCTCGGCCGGGGGCAACGACTCGCGCAGCGCCCACCTCCGTGTCCG GCAGCTCCCCCACGCCCCCGAGAGCCCCGTGGCCGCCCTGAGCCCGCAGGAGAAACGGGCCATCAACCTCACCTGGGCCAAGCCCTTCGACGGTAACAGCCCCCTGCTCCGCTACGTCGTGGAGGTGTCCGAGAACA ACGCGCCCTGGACCGTGCTGCTGGCCAGCGTGGACCCCGAGGTGACATCGGTGACAGTGCGGGGCTTGGTCCCCGCCCGCTCCTACCAGTTCCGCCTGTGCGCTGTGAATGACGTGGGCAGGGGACAGTTCAGCAAGGACACGGAGAG ggtgtccctgcccgagGAGCCGCCCTCTGCGCCCCCCCAGAACGTCATCGCCAGCGGCCGCACCAACCAGTCCATCATGATCCAGTGGCAGCCGCCCCCCGAGAGCCACCAGAACGGGGTCCTCAAGGGCTACATCATCCG GTACTGCCTGGCCGGGCTGCCCGTGGGGTACCAGTTCAAGAACATCACCAACGCTGAGGTCAACAACCTCCTCCTGGAGGACCTCATCATCTGGACCAACTACGAGATCGAGGTGGCCGCCTACAACAGTGCTGGCCTGGGCGTCTACAGCATGAAGGTGACAGAGTGGACCCTGCAGGGAG tgcccacggTGCCTCCAGGGAATGTGCAGGCCGAGGCCACCAACTCCACCACCATCCGCTTCACCTGgaacccccccagcccccagttcaTCAACGGCATCAACCAGGGCTACAAG CTCATCGCCTGGGAGCCGGAGCACGAGGACGAGGCCACGGTGGTGACGGTGCGGCCCAACTTCCAGGACAGCGTGCACGTGGGCTTCGTGCCGGGGCTGCGCAAGTTCGCCGAGTACTTCACCTCGGTGCTGTGCTTCACCACGCCCGGGGACGGCCCGCGCAGCCCCCCGCAGCTGGTGCGCACCCACGAGGACG TGCCTGGCCCCGTGGGGCACCTGAGCTTCAGTGACATCCTGGATACGTCCCTGAAGGTCAGCTGGCAGGAGCCGCTGGAGAAGAACGGAATCCTGACGG GGTACCGCATCTCGTGGGAGGAGTACAACCGCACCAACACGCGGGTGACACACTACCTGCCCAACGTCACCCTGGAGTACCGCGTCACCGGCCTCACCGCCCTCACCACCTACACCATCGAGGTGGCCGCCATGACCTccaagggacagggacaggtctCCTCCTCCACCATCTCCTCAGGGGTCCCCCCAG agctccccGGTGCCCCCACCAACCTGGGCATCTCCAACATCGGCCCCCGCTCCGTCACCATCCAGTTTCGCCCGGGTTACGATGGCAAAACCTCCATCTCCCGCTGGCAGGTGGAGGCACAG GTGGGCCAGAACGGCGAGGCTGGCCAGTGGGGGCTCGTGCACCAGCTGGCCAACGAGCCCGACACCCGCTCCATGGAGGTGCCCAACCTGAAGCCCTACACCTACTACAG TTTCCGCATGAGGCAGGTGAACATCGTGGGCACCAGCCCCCCCAGCCTGCCCTCCCGCAGGATCCAGACCCTGCAGGCCCCCCCGGACATGGCCCCTGCCAACGTCACCCTGAGGACAGCCAGCGAGACCAGCCTGTGGCTGCGCTGGATG cccctcctggaGCAGGAGTACAACGGGAGCCCCGACTCGGTGGGCTACAGGATCCGGTACGCGCGGGCGGACGGGCGGGGGCAGCCGGCGCTCCAGGTGATCCGTGACCGCGTGGAGCGGGAGTTCACCATCGAGGACCTGCAGGAGTGGACCGAGTACCGGGTGCAGGTCCAGGCCTTCAACGCCATCGGCTCCGGGCCCTGGAGCCCCCCGGTGCTGGGACGCACCCGGGAGTCAG TCCCCTCCTCTGGCCCCAGCAATGTGTCAGCAGTGGccacctcctccagcagcctgctgGTCCGATGGAGCGACATTCCCGAGGCTGACTGCAATGGGCTCATCCTGGGCTACAAG GTGCTGTACAAGGAGAAGGGCTCGGAGGCGCGTGCCCGGTTCTGGCTGGCAGAGGGCAATGCCTCCCGCAGTGCCCAGCTCACCGGGCTGGCCAAGTACACCCTGTACGAGATCCGGGTGCTGGCCTTCACCAGGATGGGCGATGGTGTCCCCAGCCGGCCTGCTGTCCTCGAGAGGACGCTGGATGATG TGCCCGGGCCCCCCGTGGGGCTCCtctttcctgaagtgaggaCCACCTTGGTGCGGCTCATCTGGCAGCCGCCGGCAGCCCCCAACGGCGTCATCCTGG CCTACCAGGTCAGCCACCGCCTGAACACCTCGGCCGTGCCCGCGGCCGCCGTGGAGGTGCTGGAGGCCAGCGCCCGGCAGTTCACGGCCACCGGCCTGCAGCCCGAGGCCACCTACCTGTTCCGTGTCACCGCGCAGACCCGCAAGGGCTGGGGCGAGCCGGCCGAAGCCCTGGTGGTCACCACCGAGAAGAGAG cccggccgcAGCCCCCCGGGAAGCCgctggcacagcaggaggagGTGCGGGCGCGGAGcgtgctgctctcctgggagccGGGCAGCGACGGCCTCTCCCCCGTGCGCTACTACACCGTGCAGAGCCGCGAGCTGCCCGACGGCCCCTGGGCTCTGCACTCCGCCCCCGTCAGCCACAACGCCACCGCCTTCGTGGTGGacag gctgAAACCCTTCACCTCCTACAAGTTCCGTGTGAAGGCCACGAACGACATCGGGGACAGCGAGTACAGCGAGGAGTCGGAGTCCCTCACCACCCTGCAGGCGG CCCCCGAGGAGGCTCCCACCATCCTCTCCATCACCCCCCTCACCACCACGTCGGTGCTCATCCGCTGGCAG CCCCCGGCTGAGGACAAGATCAACGGGATCCTGCTGGGGTTCCGGCTGCGGTACCGGGAGCTGCAGCACGACAGCCTGCGGGGCTTCGCCCTGCGCGGCGCCGGCTGGGCCGAGCTCACCC CCGTCTATGCCGTGCACAACCTCAGCGAGGTGTCCCTCACCCAGTACGAGCTGGACA ACCTGAGCAAGCACCGGCGCTACGAGATCCGGATGAGCGTCTACAACGCCGTGGGCGAgggcccccccagccccccccagGAGGTGTTCGTGGGGGAAGCGG TGCCCACTGGAGCGCCCCAGAACGTGGCTGTGCAGGCAGCCACGGCCACGCAGCTGGATGTCACCTGGGAGCCACCCCCCGTCGAGAGCCAGAACGGCGACATACAGGGCTACAAG ATCCACTTCTGGGAGGAGCAGCGGCCGAACCAGAGCGCGAGGGTCAAGACCCTTTTCCTGCCCGAGGGCGGCGTGAAGCTGAAGAACCTGACGGGCTACACCTCCTACTGGGTCAGCGTGGCCGCCTTCAACGCCGCGGGGGACGGGCCCCGCAGTGCCCCCGTGAAGGCACGGACACAGCAGGCAG cccccagcGCTCCCGGCTCCATCCGCTTCAGCGAGCTGACCACCACGTCGGTGAACGTgtcctgggagcccccagtgctgcccaaCGGCGTCCTCGAGGGCTACAGGCTGGTCTACGAGCCCTGCACGCCCGTGGATG GCGTGAGCAAGATCGTCACGGTGGACGTGAAGGGGAGCAGCCCGCTGTGGATGAAGGTCAAGGACCTGGCCGAGGGCGTCACGTACCGCTTCCGAATCCGGGCCAAAACCTTCGCCTACGGGCCGGACGTGGAGGCCAACATCACCACGGGGCCCGGGGAAG GTGCCCCCGGCCCCCCTGGAGAGCCCTTCATCTCCCGCTATGGCTCGGCCATCACCATCCACTGGTCCAGTGGGGACCCCGGCCAGGGGCCCATCACCAGATACGTCATTGAGGCCCGGCCCTCAG ATGAGGGGCTCTGGGACATCCTCATCAAAGACATCCCCAAGGAGGTGACCTCCTACACCTTCAGCATGGACATCCTCAAGCCGGGGGTCAGCTACGACTTCCGCGTCATTGCCGTGAACGACTACGGCTACGGGACCCCCAGCACCCCTTCCCCCTCCGTGTCAG cccagaaaACCAACCCGTTCTATGAGGAGTGGTGGTTCCTGGTGGTCATTGCCCTGGTGGGGCTCatcttcatcctcctcctcgtTTTCGTGCTCATCATCCGCGGGCAGAGCAAGAAGTACTCCAAGAAGTCGGACTCAG GGAACAGCTCCAAGGCGGCCGCCCTGAGCCACGGGGAGATGGTGAGCCTGGATGAGGGCAGCTTCCCCGCCCTGGAGCTCAACAACCGCCGCCTCTCCGTCAAGAATTCCTTCTGCAGGAAGAATGGCATCTACACCCG GTCCCCaccccggcccagccccggcagccTGCACTACTCGGACGAGGACGTGACCAAGTACAACGACCTGATCCCCGCcgagagcagcagcctgaccGAGAAACCCTCCGAGGTCTCCGACTCCCAG GGCAGTGACAGCGAGTACGAGGTGGACCCCGGGCACCAGAAGGCGCATTCCTTTGTCAACCACTACATCAGCGACCCCACCTACTACAACTCCTGGCGGCGGCAGCAGAAGGGCATCTCCCGGGCGCAGGCCTACAGCTACACCGAGAGCGACTCGGGCGAGCCCGACCACACCCCCCTCTCCAACAGCACCTCCACGCAGCAGGGCAGCCTGTTCCGCCCCAAAGCCAGCAGGACTCCCACCCCCCAGACCCCCGGCAACgcccccagcagccagcccgggaCCCTGTACCGCCCGCCCAGCAGCCTGGCCCCCGGCTCCAGAGCCCCCATCGCTGGCTTTTCCTCCTTCGTTTga